In bacterium, the following proteins share a genomic window:
- a CDS encoding DegT/DnrJ/EryC1/StrS family aminotransferase has protein sequence MGNQIRFVNYPRQYQQLKSEFDSVFERIMSNGDFILRQDLEEFEHNIAQYVGTKHAIGVNTGTDALYLSAHALDFGAGDEIITVAHTFVATIGAIVQCGATPILVDIKDDFNIDVDQIEPAITPKTKGIIPVHLNGHSCNMDRIMQLAQKYNLMIIEDAAQALGAKFKGKRCGSFGHTSIFSFYPAKMLGTAGDGGIICTDDDRLARKLRAFRDNGRVDTVEVIECFGWCSRLDNLHAALLNMKFKYFDKWVNRRREIARLYHEGLSNIPEVITHPRSNDDYFDVYQNYVIRTKRRNELAQYLRKCGIEILISWPTPLHKQKALELSHFSLPVTEQISTEVISLPMYPELIDDEVQIVIETIYDFFKKE, from the coding sequence ATGGGAAACCAAATAAGATTCGTCAATTACCCCAGACAATATCAACAACTGAAGTCAGAGTTTGACAGCGTCTTTGAAAGGATAATGTCAAATGGTGATTTTATTCTACGGCAGGATTTAGAGGAATTTGAACATAATATTGCCCAATATGTTGGGACTAAACATGCTATTGGTGTCAATACAGGAACTGATGCCTTGTATCTTTCTGCACATGCCTTAGATTTTGGTGCAGGAGATGAAATCATTACTGTCGCTCATACATTTGTAGCTACTATTGGTGCTATTGTTCAATGTGGTGCCACACCTATACTTGTAGATATTAAAGATGATTTTAATATAGATGTTGACCAGATTGAACCCGCTATTACCCCTAAGACAAAGGGGATAATTCCAGTTCACCTTAATGGACATTCATGCAATATGGATAGGATTATGCAATTAGCACAAAAATATAATCTTATGATTATTGAGGATGCCGCCCAGGCATTGGGTGCAAAATTCAAAGGCAAACGATGTGGCTCTTTTGGTCATACCAGCATATTTAGCTTTTATCCAGCCAAGATGTTAGGCACAGCAGGTGATGGAGGAATAATATGCACTGATGACGATAGATTGGCAAGAAAACTTAGGGCATTTCGAGATAACGGAAGGGTTGATACGGTTGAAGTGATAGAATGTTTTGGATGGTGCAGCCGTCTTGATAACCTACATGCCGCTTTACTTAATATGAAATTCAAATATTTTGATAAATGGGTAAATCGCCGTAGAGAGATTGCCAGATTATATCATGAAGGGTTGTCAAACATTCCAGAAGTAATTACTCATCCTCGTTCAAATGATGACTACTTTGATGTATATCAAAATTATGTCATTCGAACTAAAAGACGCAATGAATTAGCTCAATATTTGCGTAAATGTGGGATAGAAATATTAATTTCCTGGCCTACACCTCTACATAAACAGAAGGCTTTAGAACTTAGTCATTTCAGTTTACCTGTGACTGAACAAATATCAACTGAAGTTATTTCTCTACCAATGTATCCTGAGTTGATTGATGATGAAGTACAAATAGTTATAGAGACTATCTATGATTTTTTTAAGAAGGAGTAA
- a CDS encoding pyruvate dehydrogenase complex E1 component subunit beta: MSLKNRKLQYSLAINEALHQMMEIDESVFLIGQGVKSPWYVGNTARGLLERFGDERVIDTPVSENAITGAAVGAAIAGMRPIVVHPRMDFMMYAMDPIINESANWHYMFGGNSTVPVVIWSIINRGGEQAAQHSQALHTLCAHIPGLKVVMPATPYDVKGLMIAAIKDDNPVIYIDDRWLYNLEGDVPEEIYSVPIGKGIICKKGKDITLVSVSYMAIEAIKAAEYLKKEGIDVEVIDLRSVKPIDKELLFESVKKTGRLIIADCGWKTCGFAAEISAMVCENIFEYLKSPIARITLPDTPAPASFALEKVYYPKSNNIIAKIQEVLKWETK, translated from the coding sequence ATGTCTTTAAAGAATAGAAAATTGCAATACAGCTTAGCCATAAATGAGGCACTCCATCAGATGATGGAGATTGATGAATCTGTTTTTCTTATAGGCCAGGGGGTGAAAAGTCCATGGTATGTCGGAAATACCGCCAGAGGGCTTTTGGAGAGATTTGGAGATGAGCGGGTTATTGATACCCCGGTTTCTGAAAATGCCATAACAGGTGCCGCTGTTGGTGCCGCTATTGCCGGAATGAGACCAATAGTTGTTCATCCAAGAATGGATTTTATGATGTATGCTATGGACCCCATCATTAATGAATCAGCAAATTGGCATTATATGTTTGGTGGAAATTCAACAGTGCCTGTGGTGATATGGAGTATTATCAACCGGGGTGGAGAGCAGGCCGCACAACATTCCCAGGCATTACATACCCTTTGTGCTCATATCCCTGGGTTAAAGGTTGTTATGCCTGCAACTCCTTATGATGTCAAGGGACTTATGATCGCCGCCATAAAAGATGATAATCCAGTTATCTATATAGATGATAGATGGCTATATAATTTAGAAGGTGATGTTCCTGAAGAAATCTATTCAGTACCTATTGGAAAGGGTATCATCTGCAAAAAGGGTAAGGATATTACTTTAGTATCTGTATCCTACATGGCAATTGAAGCCATAAAGGCGGCTGAATATCTTAAAAAAGAAGGAATTGATGTAGAAGTTATTGACCTTCGGTCTGTTAAACCTATTGATAAAGAACTTTTATTTGAATCTGTAAAAAAAACAGGTAGACTTATTATTGCTGATTGTGGTTGGAAGACATGTGGATTTGCGGCTGAGATATCGGCGATGGTGTGTGAAAATATCTTTGAGTATCTTAAGTCACCGATAGCCCGAATTACCTTACCTGATACTCCAGCTCCAGCAAGTTTTGCCTTAGAAAAGGTATATTATCCAAAGAGTAATAATATTATCGCCAAAATACAGGAGGTTCTCAAATGGGAAACCAAATAA
- a CDS encoding class I SAM-dependent methyltransferase, whose amino-acid sequence MIFLRRSNDRNMSDFSTVTEITGYNVTQEQIERMYTRYHFAGLFCKGKNVLEVACGSGQGLGYLDKKAKKVIGVDIDKKLLETIQRHYKDRIQLLRANAQQLPFKDKSFDVVILYEAIYYLSCPERFIEESARILTDKGILLICTVNKEWHDFNPSPYSTKYFSAKELYFLLKQRFINVEIYGASPISDAVKDKIISIIKRFAVKFHLIPETMKGKEFFKRIFCGKLVPLPPEIKDGTVEYIPPVPISYDLPIYQYKVLFAVGKLS is encoded by the coding sequence ATGATTTTTTTAAGAAGGAGTAATGATAGAAATATGTCTGATTTTTCAACAGTGACAGAAATAACCGGCTATAATGTTACACAGGAACAAATAGAAAGGATGTATACTCGCTACCACTTTGCAGGTTTGTTTTGTAAAGGGAAGAATGTCCTGGAAGTCGCCTGCGGTTCTGGACAGGGGTTAGGTTATTTAGATAAGAAGGCAAAAAAAGTCATTGGGGTAGATATTGATAAAAAACTATTAGAAACTATCCAGAGACATTATAAAGACAGGATACAACTCTTGCGAGCAAATGCACAACAATTGCCTTTTAAGGATAAAAGTTTTGATGTGGTCATCCTCTATGAGGCTATTTATTATTTATCTTGCCCGGAAAGATTTATAGAAGAATCAGCTCGCATACTTACAGATAAAGGCATTCTTCTTATTTGCACAGTCAACAAAGAATGGCATGATTTCAACCCATCTCCTTATAGTACTAAATATTTCTCTGCCAAAGAGTTATATTTTCTTTTGAAACAAAGATTTATCAATGTAGAAATTTATGGGGCATCGCCAATATCTGATGCGGTAAAGGATAAGATTATTTCCATAATAAAAAGATTTGCCGTTAAATTTCACCTTATCCCAGAGACAATGAAAGGTAAGGAGTTTTTTAAAAGGATTTTCTGTGGGAAATTAGTTCCTCTGCCTCCTGAAATAAAGGATGGCACAGTAGAATACATCCCACCTGTGCCAATATCTTATGATTTACCAATTTATCAATATAAAGTTTTATTTGCGGTAGGGAAATTAAGTTGA